The Oncorhynchus tshawytscha isolate Ot180627B linkage group LG05, Otsh_v2.0, whole genome shotgun sequence genome includes a window with the following:
- the LOC112250499 gene encoding uncharacterized protein LOC112250499: MGCSPSKGQLFPGVADGIHKDPLPGPPKLGDIKPVEGENQDINDMDIDKELEEFSLSEVNPMAPLGKVSDMAPNTAVVSNPGAVSEIEVKMTSKVRDIQSEKLLEKQVKKVEQRRKNKSVKQGCRKEKEINTSIMQGKLDLPIHIVRAHQAAYKYLNPNISKCETLLEMLDQVAQTHLSLQPIITVIVMLFEEVNQALEEMADDGELMLKEHGNHMAWPSETRAPYPIPAKPSADPSEPPPDLLQQLLQDSTEKFKLVGSSVQGLGDTALQEAADYFASLSKLLGKTLQAKRAVEERLSQVLARVEAAAKCNLDDLSLHSEDSGIGGENESLKGSERQRRQRGSSGPGGSARPTPLSHSPDKVCLNKSEEENEEVDDDEDEEDEERSGRVRSNSSSSDPIQTPKRSERQPPKQPQTAAPLGRPVRPPHSQSIESFDVQELQQKDLDQRMGDDTLRRHSSGRRKVSRYELKRSAKANQTPTSLPAIAPQPPGRNSVKRLINTFSGGTDVRQVQSLTSTHLRGSRRSETPGPPWPVEGREDLDVDYLPPPPPEVLMDNSYESNEENPDDQGGEEEDITSRGHPVPHQTSTTCQRLRASLQTMTVLPNRGSVGPIRQDTMVRGDHQATSLYSQACKIIHLRNATESTPTRPDQGVRGPLRAGVSLRQGSSNHYGGEYYPTSIPPTIPTVYRVRLPPSCPSIQQELPIPPALSQPNPPSRPSSPRVLRLSTEKSGEEDRSPSVSFNDARSVFCQNSQSNSQIWTPSCSSTLPRAYGEPSRGRLSTRGSQTVSRRSQSDQRPSLMTQQDESLVPGTSQARIGGSASNITNNSERMVKGLVTEGENQSDPSDAAPTDLNPEQ; this comes from the exons ATGGGCTGTTCCCCATCCAAGGGTCAGCTTTTCCCCGGTGTCGCAGATGGGATCCACAAGGATCCGCTGCCAGGACCACCAAAGTTGGGTGACATCAAACCTGTTGAGGGAGAAAACCAAGATATTAACGATATGGATATTGACAAAGAATTAGAGGAATTCTCATTATCAGAGGTGAATCCTATGGCCCCTCTGGGCAAAGTGTCGGACATGGCCCCCAACACAGCTGTTGTGTCAAACCCAGGGGCTGTCTCTGAAATCGAGGTCAAAATGACGTCTAAGGTGAGAGACATACAGAGTGAGAAATTACTGGAAAAGCAGGTGAAAAAGGTAGAGCAGCGAAGGAAAAATAAGAGTGTCAAACAGGGTTGCCGAAAAGAAAAGGAGATAAATACCTCCATCATGCAGGGGAAGCTGGACCTCCCCATACACATTGTGAGAGCTCACCAGGCCGCCTACAAATACCTGAACCCCAACATCTCCAAGTGTGAGACCCTGCTGGAGATGCTGGACCAGGTCGCCCAGACCCACCTCTCCCTGCAGCCCATCATAACAGTCATTGTAATGCTCTTCGAGGAGGTCAACCAGGCCCTAGAGGAGATGGCTGATGATGGCGAGCTGATGCTGAAGGAACATGGCAACCACATGGCCTGGCCCTCCGAGACAAGGGCCCCATATCCCATCCCGGCCAAGCCCAGTGCTGACCCATCAGAACCCCCGCCAGACCTGCTGCAGCAGCTGCTCCAGGATTCCACTGAAAAGTTTAAGCTGGTGGGGAGCTCGGTCCAAGGCCTGGGAGACACCGCACTGCAAGAGGCGGCAGACTACTTTGCCTCGCTATCTAAACTACTGGGCAAGACGCTGCAGGCCAAGCGAGCGGTAGAGGAGCGTCTGAGCCAGGTGCTGGCACGCGTGGAGGCAGCCGCCAAGTGCAACCTCGATGACTTGTCTCTTCACAGCGAGGACAGCGGCATTGGGGGAGAGAATGAGTCGCTGAAGGGATCAGAGCGTCAACGTCGCCAACGGGGGAGTTCTGGGCCCGGTGGCAGTGCTCGCCCCACACCCCTAAGCCATTCACCTGACAAGGTATGCCTTAATAAAAGTGAGGAGGAAAATGAGGAAgtggatgatgatgaagatgaggaggatgaagagagatcAGGGAGGGTGCGGTCCAACTCTTCCTCGTCAGACCCCATTCAGACCCCCAAGCGCAGTGAGAGGCAGCCACCCAAACAACCCCAGACCGCTGCCCCCTTGGGCAGGCCAGTGAGACCGCCACACTCACAGTCCATAGAATCTTTCGATGTTCAGGAGCTGCAACAGAAAGATCTGGACCAGCGGATGGGAGACGACACTCTGAGGAGACACTCTTCAGGAAGGAGGAAGGTTTCTAGATATGAACTCAAACGGTCCGCGAAGGCAAACCAAACACCAACTTCTCTACCAGCGATAGCACCACAACCCCCTGGCCGCAACTCCGTCAAAAGACTCATAAACACATTCAGTGGTGGGACGGATGTTAGACAAGTCCAAAGTCTCACTAGTACACACCTTAGGGGGTCTAGGAGGAGTGAAACTCCAGGTCCTCCCTGGCCAGTGGAAGGCAGGGAGGACCTAGATGTGGACTACCTGCCCCCACCTCCCCCTGAGGTCCTGATGGACAACTCTTATGAGAGCAACGAGGAGAACCCGGATGATCAGGGCGGGGAAGAGGAGGACATCACCAGTAGGGGCCACCCTGTGCCACACCAAACAAGCACCACCTGTCAGCGCCTGAGGGCCTCGTTGCAGACCATGACGGTTCTGCCCAACCGTGGCAGTGTCGGACCAATCAGGCAAGATACCATGGTGAGGGGAGATCATCAGGCTACATCGCTATACAGTCAGGCCTGCAAGATCATCCACCTGCGCAATGCAACTGAATCCACTCCTACGAGACCTGATCAGGGGGTTCGAGGACCCCTTAGAGCTGGGGTGAGCCTCAGGCAAGGAAGCAGCAACCACTATGGGGGGGAGTATTACCCCACCAGCATACCACCAACCATCCCAACAGTCTACAGAGTTCGCCTACCACCCTCTTGTCCCTCTATTCAACAAGAACTACCAATCCCCCCTGCTTTATCACAGCCTAATCCACCTTCACGTCCATCCTCACCCCGGGTCCTGAGATTGAGCACAGAGAAGAGTGGTGAAGAAGACAGGTCACCCTCAGTGTCCTTCAATGATGCCCGATCGGTGTTCTGTCAAAATAGTCAATCGAACTCCCAGATCTGGACCCCCTCCTGTAGCTCTACGCTACCCAGGGCCTATGGTGAGCCCTCCCGGGGAAGGCTGTCCACACGAGGGTCCCAGACTGTCAGTAGGCGCAGCCAGTCTGACCAGAGACCCAGCCTGATGACACAACAAGACGAGTCCCTTGTCCCAGGCACATCACAGGCCAGGATTGGAGGAAGTGCGTCAAATATCACCAATAACAGTGAGAG GATGGTCAAGGGTCTTGTGACGGAAGGGGAGAACCAATCAGATCCAAGTGATGCTGCTCCTACTGACTTGAACCCTGAGCAGTAG
- the LOC112250500 gene encoding lactoylglutathione lyase-like — MTEKGLTDEAVSAACKEGDPITQDYMLQQTMLRVKDPLKSLDFYTRIMGMTLLQKIDFPSMCFTLYFLGYEEKKEIPADIKDKTAWTFSRRATIELTHNWGSESDENVSYHNGNAEPKGFGHIGIAVPDVYAACKVFEEKGVTFVKKPDDGKMKGLAFIQDPDGYWIEILSPNNMFTVTSSKRQTEIVQTDLVRKRM, encoded by the exons ATGACAGAAAAAGGACTTACGGATGAGGCTGTGTCCGCAGCATGCAAAGAAGGGGACCCTATCACCCAG GATTACATGTTGCAGCAAACTATGCTGAGGGTGAAAGACCCACTCAAGTCTTTAGACTTCTACACACGCATCATGGGCATGAC GTTGCTGCAGAAAATAGACTTCCCATCAATGTGCTTCACACTCTACTTCCTGGGTTATGAGGAAAAGAAGGAAATCCCTGCAGACATAAAGGACAAGACAGCATGGACTTTCTCCCGACGAGCCACCATTGAACTCACACA CAACTGGGGCTCTGAATCAGATGAAAATGTATCTTATCACAACGGAAACGCTGAGCCAAAAGGTTTTG GGCACATCGGAATTGCTGTACCTGATGTTTATGCAGCCTGCAAAGTATTTGAAGAAAAAGGAGTAACATTTGTTAAGAAGCCAGATGATG GTAAAATGAAGGGACTGGCCTTTATACAGGATCCTGATGGATACTGGATTGAGATTTTGAGTCCAAACAACATGTTCACTGTAACGTCATCCAAGCGTCAAACTGAGATAGTACAAACTGACTTGGTCAGAAAAAGGATGTGA